A portion of the Megalobrama amblycephala isolate DHTTF-2021 linkage group LG23, ASM1881202v1, whole genome shotgun sequence genome contains these proteins:
- the ubl3b gene encoding ubiquitin-like protein 3b, whose translation MTSQRDPDTVNLRLILVSGKTQDFTFSPNDSATDIARHVFENWPAGWEEESVSSPSILRLIFQGRFLHGNVTLGALKLPPGRTTVMHLVARETLPEPNSHGQRNREKTTESSCCLLL comes from the exons ATGACCTCTCAGAGAGATCCTGACACA GTGAATCTACGGCTGATCCTTGTAAGTGGGAAGACGCAGGATTTCACCTTCTCTCCGAATGACTCTGCCACAGACATTGCCCgtcatgtttttgaaaactgGCCAGCGG GCTGGGAGGAGGAGAGTGTGAGCAGCCCCAGCATCCTAAGGCTGATCTTCCAGGGCCGCTTCCTGCACGGCAATGTCACACTAGGAG CTCTGAAGTTGCCCCCTGGCCGAACAACTGTCATGCACTTGGTTGCCAGAGAGACGCTGCCAGAGCCGAACTCCCATG GCCAGAGGAACAGGGAGAAGACCACAGAGAGCAGCTGCTGTCTACTGCTGTAA
- the slc7a3b gene encoding cationic amino acid transporter 3 has product MIQNKLASFGKMLLRRRMLDTSQDETRFARCLTTLDLIALGVGATLGAGVYVLAGQVAREKAGPAIVLSFLIAALSSVLAGLCYAEFGARVPKTGSAYLYSYVTVGEIWAFITGWNLILSYVIGTASVARAWSSTFDDLVQKKISVFFNGTMSFPDTGKVLAEYPDLFALILVMLLTGLLAFGVSESALVNKIFTGINLVVLTFVIISAFVKGDTANWNLTVEDYLNGTNMSQAHNIEKEFGSGGFAPFGLTGILSGAATCFYAFVGFDCIATTSEEAKNPMRSIPIGIVASLLICFFAYFGVSAALTLMMPYYKLNVESPLPEAFEYVNWKPARYIVAVGSLCALSTSLLGSMFPMPRVIYVMAEDGLLFRFLSRMHKKTKTPMLATIVSGIVAALMAFLFDLAALVDLMSIGTLLAYTLVAVCVLILRYQPGILGSSGADEKPMELQRLEAKGAMADVDSGDEYGQDLETTPLKEKFSIRMLVLPIYDVPTKISGIIVYAATGTISVLFTMLCVVLSVYIEQVGMGNPFYITLVVILSVLSSACIIIIWRQPQSKQDLSFKVPFLPILPLVSMFVNIYLMMQLDGPTWVRFAVWMAFGFLIYFAYGIWNSSEGKNNSPQKFEPIFQGKKPIYLAGDDSEREGATP; this is encoded by the exons ATGATTCAGAATAAACTTGCCTCCTTTGGGAAGATGTTGCTGAGGCGTCGCATGCTGGACACCTCTCAGGACGAAACCCGCTTCGCTCGCTGTCTCACCACTCTGGACCTCATAGCCCTTGGTGTGGGGGCGACACTGGGTGCAGGTGTGTACGTCCTGGCTGGGCAAGTGGCCCGAGAGAAGGCTGGACCTGCAATCGTGCTGTCTTTTCTCATTGCGGCCTTGTCCTCTGTCCTCGCTGGCTTGTGCTATGCTGAATTTGGTGCACGTGTTCCCAAAACGGGATCCGCTTACCTGTACAGCTACGTGACCGTGGGTGAAATATGGGCCTTCATCACGGGATGGAACCTCATTCTGTCGTATGTGATTG GCACAGCTAGTGTGGCACGAGCTTGGAGCTCAACGTTTGATGATCTAGTGCAGAAGAAGATCTCTGTTTTCTTCAATGGCACCATGTCATTTCCAGACACTGGAAAAGTGTTAGCGGAGTATCCAGATCTGTTTGCCCTCATCCTGGTCATGTTGCTCACTG GATTATTGGCATTTGGAGTGAGTGAGTCTGCACTAGTCAACAAGATCTTCACAGGAATCAACCTGGTGGTTCTGACATTTGTCATCATATCGGCCTTTGTGAAAGGCGACACTGCCAACTGGAACCTCACTGTGGAGGACTACCTTAACGGCACCAACATGTCTCAGGCACA CAACATTGAAAAAGAATTCGGCTCAGGTGGCTTCGCACCATTTGGCTTAACCGGAATCCTTTCTGGCGCTGCCACATGCTTCTATGCATTTGTTGGTTTTGACTGCATTGCAACTACAA GTGAGGAGGCCAAAAACCCCATGCGTTCCATCCCGATCGGCATAGTGGCATCTCTGCTCATCTGCTTCTTTGCCTACTTCGGAGTGTCTGCAGCGCTCACACTCATGATGCCATATTACAAGCTGAACGTTGAGAGTCCACTTCCTGAGGCCTTTGAATATGTGAACTGGAAGCCTGCTCGCTATATTGTGGCTGTGGGGTCTCTGTGTGCCCTTTCCACCAG CTTGTTGGGCTCCATGTTCCCTATGCCTCGTGTGATTTATGTTATGGCTGAGGATGGTCTGCTCTTTCGCTTCCTCTCCCGCATGCACAAGAAAACCAAGACACCCATGCTGGCAACCATTGTGTCCGGCATTGTAGCAG CCCTGATGGCCTTCCTGTTTGATCTCGCTGCCTTGGTGGACTTGATGTCAATCGGGACCCTGCTGGCATACACTCTGGTCGCTGTGTGTGTACTCATTCTCCG GTACCAGCCAGGCATCCTTGGCTCCAGTGGTGCAGATGAGAAGCCAATGGAGCTACAGAGGCTGGAGGCTAAAGGAGCCATGGCAGATGTGGATAGCGGGGATGAGTACGGCCAGGACCTGGAGACAACTCCCCTCAAGGAGAAGTTTTCCATCAGGATGCTGGTGCTTCCTATCTATGATGTACCCACCAAGATTTCAGGCATCATTGTTTACGCTGCCACTGGCACCATAT CTGTGCTGTTCACTATGCTGTGTGTGGTGCTGTCGGTGTACATCGAGCAGGTGGGGATGGGCAACCCTTTTTATATCACTTTGGTTGTTATCCTGTCTGTTTTGTCCTCTGcctgcatcatcatcatctggcGACAGCCGCAAAGTAAACAGGATCTCAGTTTCAAG GTGCCTTTTCTCCCCATCCTGCCACTGGTCAGTatgtttgtaaatatttacCTCATGATGCAATTGGATGGGCCTACATGGGTTCGTTTCGCAGTATGGATGGCTTTTG gttttctcatttattttgcGTATGGAATATGGAACAGCTCTGAGGGTAAAAACAATTCCCCACAAAAATTTGAGCCCATTTTTCAAGGAAAGAAACCAATCTACCTGGCTGGAGATGACAGTGAACGTGAGGGGGCCACACCTTAA